The DNA window TCGAGCGCGACGCGCTCGCCGAGCGACTGCCGGCGGTCGTCGCGGGATTCAACTGAGCTCCAGCGATCCCGCGTCGAGATCGTCGAGTGCGCGCTCGGCCGCGTCGCTCACGTCGATATCTCGGCGGCGAGCGTACACCACTGCCGCGGCCTCGACGGTGACGCCGAGCGAACTCTGCAACTGGTTGATTTCCGCGACCGCCTCGCGCTTCTCGACGCCGCTCGCGACCACCGTCTCGATCACCCGCTCGAAGGTCGACCGTTGCTGGAGGAGTTCCTCGCTCGGCACGAACTCCTCGGGGATCGTCACGTCTTCGGGCTCGAACGTCGGCACCAGCCCGTCGTCGGTCCGGTCGAGCAGTCCCTCGCCGACCGCGACATCGGCGAGCCGGGTGGCCTGCTCCGGCGAGAACCAGTCGCGGTCGAGCGAGAGCGCCACCACGAACTCGCTCTCGGCGAGGCGGGTCTCACCCTGCCCGACGAACGGTGCGGCGACCGCACTGCGGAGGCTCACGACGAACCGGGGACGGGAACTCGCCTAAACCTGACGGTGCGGCATCGATCGATTCAAGTAGCGTGCTCGTCGGTGTTGGGGTATGAAAGATCAGGGACGCTCGGTCCGGAAGCGCACTGGCGGACGACGACGGCCGATCCGCGGCAAGCGAAAACACGAACTCGGCAGCGAGGCCACCGAGACACAGGTCGGCGAGCAGGCCCTCAAAACCGTCGACGCGCGCGGCAACACCCAGAAGGTCCGTGCGATCGCGACCGACAACGCGACCGTCGCGACCGACGACGGGACCACGCATGCAACGATCGAGGACGTCGCCGAGAACCCCGCGAACCCGAACTACGTCCGGCGAAACATCGTGACCAAGGGCGCGCTCATCGAGACCAGCGAGGGCCTCGCGCGCGTGACCTCCCGACCCGGCCAGGACGGTCAGGTCAACGCAGTCCTCGAAGAGTAACCGACCTTTTCGTTTCTGCGACGATTGGTGGCGCGGAGCGGTGCGGGCCTGGCGGATGAAGGGCGAGGGCGCGAGCGTCGCGAGCGCCCGAGGGCTTCAGCGGTGCTGTGCGGAGTGGTGGTGCGGTTTGCGGAGAGCGCTAGCAGTGTACCGCGAACGAGCCGTAGGCGAGTGAGCGGGCCGAGGAATCCCCCGAACGGAGTGAGGGGGTGACGCAGGCTTTTGATCCACATTTTGCGAGTAGAGAGGTTCCGAAGGAACCTCGTACCGTGCGAGCGGGCCATGCGCGGCGCTACGCGCCGCGATTCGAGGCGGCTCCGCCGCCTCGTGCGCCCGCGAGCAGAGAGCGAAGCGAACGAGCGACCGTAGCAAAAGGTGGGGATTTAGGGCTGCGGCGCGGCCTTCTGCATCGCGGTTTCGGCGATGTTCCCGCCGTAGTCGGCGCTCCGGGAGAGCGAGTCCACGACGAGGCCGAGCCGCTGGGCGCGCTCCGAATCACGGTCGCGGAGCAGGCAATCGACTTCGCGGGCGCGTTCGTCGATCTCGTCGATCGCGGACATCGCGTCGTTCGCGAGCCGAAGCGCGTCGTCGTCCTCGTCGGCGAGCAGCGCGTCCATCGCGGTCTCGATCACGTTTGCCGCCCCGTCGTGGAGTGCGGCGAGCGCCTCGCCGACGTCCTCCGAGACGCTCTCGACGTCGCCGACGACCTCGGCGATCTTGGTCGCGTGGTCGGCAACCCGTTCGAGCTGGCGTGCGGCCGAGTGGTAGTCGAAACACGTCTCGCGGGACAGGCCGATCTCGGTCGCCGCGCTTGGACTCCGGAGCGCGGTCCGGAACACCCGTGCAGTCATGTACCATAGCCGGTCGACGTCGTCGTCGCGCTCGATCACGTCGGCTGCGAGGTCGGGGTCCCCCGTACTGAGCGCTTCGACCGCGTCGCCGAGCATGGTGAGTGAGACCAGCCGCATCCGCGTGATCGCGTTGTGGATCGAGAGCTCCGAGGAGTCGAGGAGATCCTGGAGACTGACCCGCTCGGAGGTCTCCTCGATGACTTCGAGTCCCACCAGTCCCTGGGTGGCCTCGCGGATGGTGCGGCGCTGGGCGGCGTCGACGCTCGCGGTCTCCAGGGTGATGACGTCGAACCCGTTGACGTACATCATCACGACGGCGCGCGTGAGCTCCGACCCTTCGAGGTCGGTGACGTCGAGCGTCCCCTCGGCCGTGGTCTCCTCGGTCCGCGGGGCGAGCAACAGCGACTCGTCCTCGGGATAAAACTCGACTTCGCTCCCGGCGCTGACGCCGTTGTCGGTCGCCCACGACTTCGGCAACGACACGGTGTACGTCGACCCGCCCGTGACCTGGACCTTGCGCGTCTCCATAGCCGCCGATCTACTCCCCTCGACAATAAATCTATTCAAAAATATATAGCGACCGCAACTGGACGGGATCTCTCCATGAAATTCTGTCTCCTCTCCCTTGGTTGGGATACGGAGACTCGATTCACACCTTCAGAAGCGTGTGGTGAAGACAGCGCGATAATAGTAGTGTATCGTAATATATAGGCAGCAATAGTACTACCAATATTCGGTGCCAAATTCGTCGAAGGGTACATTACGTGGACGGTCCGACGGGGTGGTATGCCCCGCGAGAGTTATCAGGAGCAGCTCGATACGCTTCGCGAGGACGTCCTCTACATGAGCGAGATCGTCCTCGAACGTCTCCGGATGGGTCTCGACGCGCTCGCCCGCAAGGACGAGGCGGCCGCACAGGAGGTCATCGATGGCGACGCCGAGATCAACCGGATGTATCTCGATCTCGAAGGCAGCTGTATCGATCTGTTCGCCCTCCAGCAGCCGGTTGCAGGCGACCTACGCTTCATCGCCTCCTCGTTCAAGGTCATCACCGATCTCGAACGCATCGCGGATCTCGCCACCAATCTCGGCGAGTACACTCTCCAGGCCGAACGCGACGTCTTCCCCGAGGTCGACATCCAAGGGATCGGTGATTACACCGTCGACATGGTCGAGAACGCCATGACCGCCTACGACGAGGAAGACATCGATGCCTGCTACGCCATCGACGAGCGCGACGACAATCTCGACGACCGGTGTGAGCGCGCGTCGAGCGTCGTCGTCCGGGACCTGATCGAAACCCAACTCGACGCCGGCGAGAGCGTCGAGCAGATGATGGCTGACGTCTCGCGACTCCTGCTCACGATCCGCGACCTCGAACGCATCGGCGATCACGCGGTCAACATCTCTGCACGGACGCTGTACATGGTCGAGAACGACGACGAGCTCATCTACTGAACGTTTTTACTTCGGGGGTTCGCGCGCTCGCTTCGCGCGCTCAACCCCTCGCAAAAGCGTTCATGAAAAACCCCGCTCGCTCCCTGCGGTCGCTTCGCGGTAGAACTACTAGCGACTACCGCAGGCCGCACCGCCACCTCCTCCGTACAGCACCGCCGAAGCCCTCGCCCACTCACTCCGAGCACCCGCTCGCCCTTCATCCACCAGGAGAGCGTGCTCTCGTGAGCCTCGACTCACCCCGTTTGTCGAGACACCAGGAACCGCACCGCTACCGCCGGCCAAGGTCGTCGAGCACGACCGGATCGTAGAACGTCACGTCGTCTCGGAGCCGTTCGGGAGCCATCCACGTC is part of the Halococcus salifodinae DSM 8989 genome and encodes:
- a CDS encoding DUF2240 family protein: MSLRSAVAAPFVGQGETRLAESEFVVALSLDRDWFSPEQATRLADVAVGEGLLDRTDDGLVPTFEPEDVTIPEEFVPSEELLQQRSTFERVIETVVASGVEKREAVAEINQLQSSLGVTVEAAAVVYARRRDIDVSDAAERALDDLDAGSLELS
- a CDS encoding 30S ribosomal protein S8e, with the protein product MKDQGRSVRKRTGGRRRPIRGKRKHELGSEATETQVGEQALKTVDARGNTQKVRAIATDNATVATDDGTTHATIEDVAENPANPNYVRRNIVTKGALIETSEGLARVTSRPGQDGQVNAVLEE
- a CDS encoding phosphate signaling complex PhoU family protein — encoded protein: METRKVQVTGGSTYTVSLPKSWATDNGVSAGSEVEFYPEDESLLLAPRTEETTAEGTLDVTDLEGSELTRAVVMMYVNGFDVITLETASVDAAQRRTIREATQGLVGLEVIEETSERVSLQDLLDSSELSIHNAITRMRLVSLTMLGDAVEALSTGDPDLAADVIERDDDVDRLWYMTARVFRTALRSPSAATEIGLSRETCFDYHSAARQLERVADHATKIAEVVGDVESVSEDVGEALAALHDGAANVIETAMDALLADEDDDALRLANDAMSAIDEIDERAREVDCLLRDRDSERAQRLGLVVDSLSRSADYGGNIAETAMQKAAPQP
- the phoU gene encoding phosphate signaling complex protein PhoU; its protein translation is MPRESYQEQLDTLREDVLYMSEIVLERLRMGLDALARKDEAAAQEVIDGDAEINRMYLDLEGSCIDLFALQQPVAGDLRFIASSFKVITDLERIADLATNLGEYTLQAERDVFPEVDIQGIGDYTVDMVENAMTAYDEEDIDACYAIDERDDNLDDRCERASSVVVRDLIETQLDAGESVEQMMADVSRLLLTIRDLERIGDHAVNISARTLYMVENDDELIY